ACTTCAAGGGAAAAGAAAAAGTTGCGATTGAATTCAGGCATAAAAGTTGGTTTTCAGAAGAATGGGTTAAAAAAATTGAAAAGATTGGTATTGTTTTTGTAAGTGTTGACAGTCCTGAAATAAAATCGTTTATTGTAAAAACAAACGATACCATTTATTTAAGATTTCATGGAAGAACTGGATGGTATTCCCATAATTATACTGAAAAAGAATTGGAAGAAATAATAGAAAAAATAAAAGTACTCAAACCAAAACAAATTTATGCTTACTTCAATAACAATCACAATATGCTTTCAAATGCTTGTGAATTTTATAAACTTCTTAAAAACTTACAAGAAAAATGAAAATACCTTTTGATAAAAAATTCAGATGTTCTTTCTGCAAGAATTTTCATAATGTAGGAATTGAAAATGTAAAATACGGAAAATTAAAAGATATTGAGAATTTTATTAAAAAAGAGGTGAAAAGTGTAAATAAAATTATGATTATTTGTGATTATAATACATGGAAGGTTGCTGGTAGAGAAATAAATGAAAGAATAAAGAAATACAATTTAATACCTGTAATTCTAAAACCTAAAAAAGAAAAAAGAATAACTGCAAAATATGAATATGTGGAAGAAATTGAAAAAAATATTAATGGAGTTGATTTAATCTTAACGGTTGGAACAGGAAGTATTACAGATTTGGGGAAACTGACTGGAAATAGGTATAAAATACCTGTTCTCTCTTTTCCAACTGCACCTTCAATGAATGGATATACTTCTCCTGTTTCTGCATATATAAAAGATGGAGTAAAAATAACAGTTCCAGTTTCTCCTTGTAAATATGTTTATATTGATTTAGATATAATCTCAAATGCACCAGAAGAACTTATAAAAGCAGGATATGCTGATTCACTTGCAAAATGTTTTGCAAATGCTGACTGGAAAATATCTTCAATAATAACAGGTGAAAAATTCTGTCCATTGCCATTAAAAATTGTAAGTGAAGCAGAAAAAAAGTATATAAATAAGGGAAGGTTATTATTAAAAAGAGATAAAAAAGTTATAAAAAATCTGATGGAAGGATTAAATCTTGGTGGTATTTCAATGATTATTGCGGGCAGTTCCTCTCCTGCATCTGGTGGAGAACATCTAATCTCTCATTTTCTTGATATGTATGCCTGTATGAAAAATATTGAACCATTTGCCTATCATGGATTACAGGTTGGTACAGGTGTTTTTATAAGTTCTCTGATATATGAAAATTTGAAGAAATTAAGTGAAACCGAAATTGAAAATATGATAAATAAAAATAGGATTGATTATGAAAAAAAATTAAAAGAATTGACTTTTATATTTCCAAAAAGCAGAGTAGTTTTAGAAGAAATATTCAATAAAAAAATAAAAGTCCTGAATAAATTGAGAGAAAAATTATCAGAAAAATGGGAAGAAATTAAAAAAAAGGCATTTTCAATTGTCTATTACCCAGATGAAATAAAAAAATTCCTTGAAAGTGCTGACTGTCCTGTTCATTTGAAAGAAATATGTGAAAATAAAAACTTAATTTATAATTCTATTGTTCTTTCAAGATTTATAAGGGAAAGAATTACAATTCTTGATGTTGCAGATGAAATTGGAATTTTAGAAGAAATAACCAGAAATTATATAAAAAATGAATGAAAAAGAAATAATTGAGTTTCTGAAAAAAAATTTTAAAAGTAAAGAGGCGGTTTTAGGGATTGGAGATGATTGTGCAGTTTTTGAATATTCAAAAGATTATTATTTGATTTTAACAACTGACTGTCTTGTTGAGGATGTACATTTTGAAAAAGAAAAATTTAATTTCTATCAGATTGGGAAAAAAGCAATGGCAGTAAATTTAAGCGATATATGTTCTATGGGTGGACTTCCAAAATTTGCTTTAATTTCTCTGGGTTTACCAGAAGCAGAATTTAGGATAATCAAAGGACTGACAGAAGGAGTTAAAGAAATGAGTAAGAAATATAAATTTGAAGTGATCGGAGGAAATCTTACAAAAGCAGAGAAAATTTTTATAGATGTTTTTATGATTGGTATTGTTGAGAAGAAATATTTAAAAACAAGAAAAGGAGCCAGACCCGGAAATTTTATATATGTAACAGGTTGCCTTGGTGCTTCCCAAATAAAAAAACAGTTTAATCTGAATCCCCCTGTTTTTGAAATAAGAAAATTGGTTAAAAAATATAAAATTTCAGGTATGATTGATATTTCAGATGGTCTTTCTTCTGATTTAATCAAACTTGTAGAAAGCAGTAAAGTTGGATTTAAATTATATCTTGAAAAAATACCTGTATCAGAAGATGCAAAAAATATAAGTAAAAATGAGATTGAAAGTATAAAACATGCTTTAAATGATGGTGAGGACTATGAGGTTTTATTTACTGCTGAAAAAGAAGAGAAAATACCAGAAAAAATTGATAAAGTAAAAATTACAAAAATTGGAGAGATATTAAAGGAAAAAAAATATATAGGAGTTTATAAAGGTAAAATATTTGAAATGAAAGATGAAGGTTTTTCCCATTTTTAAATTTTCCGAACCCGGTTCGGTTATAATTTTGAAGTGGCTTTTAATTTACTTTTTAGTAATTACTATTTTTAGGAAATATCAACCACCTTTCCTTTATTTAATCCTTTCTTTTTGTTTTTTTATTGGCTATATTTTAAGAAAATTCAACCTTTATCCAGGAAAACCAGAGCCACTCATACTTGACTTTTCCACCTTCTTAATTTCTCTTTTATTTTTCTTTCTTTCAAAATTTTTCTTTCAAATTAATCTTAAAATCTCCTTCTTAATAATCTTACTTCCCCATCTAATTTACAACTTAATAAAATTTTTAAAAAATTTTGTTTAAATTCTATTTCAAAATTAAATTTTTCACTGAAAATCACACTAATTTCTCTTTAATATCACTTTTTATAGACCCTGTAAACTGCTTCTTGACCCGGAGCTAACCAGTGAGAAACTCTAATATTTTCTTTCCCTCTATTTATTAGTATCGCAGAATATGCCTTCCCTTCATATTCTTTTCCATCCCAATCCCATGAAAAAACACGGATATTTTTCCCAGTAAAAGTTATTGTACAATATACATTTTCTTTCATACTATTATTTACAAGCATAATATAAGGTCTTCCAACAATATCAACAAATTCTCCTATTAATAATGGATGATTTTCAGGCATACAAGATATTTGCGAAATTAAAGATTCTTTTGGATTAAATTTACTCCAACCCCCACTTGCTTCTGGATAAAAAAACACCTTTCTGGATACTAGTTTTGTAAACAAATCTCTATAATGTTGATGAAAATTTTTATGAATTAATCTCAAATTATAATAAGTTTCTGTTAATTCCCAAAG
This genomic interval from bacterium contains the following:
- a CDS encoding iron-containing alcohol dehydrogenase — encoded protein: MKIPFDKKFRCSFCKNFHNVGIENVKYGKLKDIENFIKKEVKSVNKIMIICDYNTWKVAGREINERIKKYNLIPVILKPKKEKRITAKYEYVEEIEKNINGVDLILTVGTGSITDLGKLTGNRYKIPVLSFPTAPSMNGYTSPVSAYIKDGVKITVPVSPCKYVYIDLDIISNAPEELIKAGYADSLAKCFANADWKISSIITGEKFCPLPLKIVSEAEKKYINKGRLLLKRDKKVIKNLMEGLNLGGISMIIAGSSSPASGGEHLISHFLDMYACMKNIEPFAYHGLQVGTGVFISSLIYENLKKLSETEIENMINKNRIDYEKKLKELTFIFPKSRVVLEEIFNKKIKVLNKLREKLSEKWEEIKKKAFSIVYYPDEIKKFLESADCPVHLKEICENKNLIYNSIVLSRFIRERITILDVADEIGILEEITRNYIKNE
- the thiL gene encoding thiamine-phosphate kinase, with the translated sequence MNEKEIIEFLKKNFKSKEAVLGIGDDCAVFEYSKDYYLILTTDCLVEDVHFEKEKFNFYQIGKKAMAVNLSDICSMGGLPKFALISLGLPEAEFRIIKGLTEGVKEMSKKYKFEVIGGNLTKAEKIFIDVFMIGIVEKKYLKTRKGARPGNFIYVTGCLGASQIKKQFNLNPPVFEIRKLVKKYKISGMIDISDGLSSDLIKLVESSKVGFKLYLEKIPVSEDAKNISKNEIESIKHALNDGEDYEVLFTAEKEEKIPEKIDKVKITKIGEILKEKKYIGVYKGKIFEMKDEGFSHF